The genomic DNA ACCTCACCATCAACTCCATGTTTTtaggtgtgtttatagtatattTTCACCCCTTCTGAAATGAATGCCAAACTTGACATTAGAAGGGGGGATAAAACATGTCTTATTTGATTTCTGACCAAACAGGGTTAGATGGGACCCTATATGATTACTTCCAAGGATATGAGGACCTGAAGAACCGAAAGGTTCAGTTTGTTGGCTGTGCTGAGCAAAGGATTCAGGAGGACTACTTGAGAATACTACGATACTTCAGGTAATCTAGACTTGTCTGGGGTGTAAATGGGGCAGGTGTTTGTTGGACTTGGCTATGGCTATTAACAAATTAAACTTTAGTATGTGAGGGTTACTGCATGTTATTTCTGTCCTTACTTGTGTATATCCCCCGGTCTGCCCCCAGGTTTTATGGCCGGGTGTCAGTAAAGGCAGCGGAACATGACCCTGCCACCTTGGAGGCCATCAGGGAAAACGCCCGTGGCTTGGCAGCCATATCAGGGGAGCGCATCTGGGTTGAGCTGAAGAAGATGGTGGTGGGTAACCATGCTGCCCACCTACTAAAGGTCATGTATGAGCTGGGCCTGGCTCAGTACATAGGTGAGGGAGAAAGCCCTGTTTGCTAAGAACAATGTTATGGGGAGTCATGCAACCAATTATAGTAACCATGCAACCAACTACATGAAGCATACCTCAAAGCACTATATTTAGGGCATCCCGGTGACAGACCACTACAAATGTTCTCAGCTAGAGCATAGGTATTTTTAGATGTTATTGTAATTGCAGTTGTGTAAGAGTTATACTTTTATTCCAAGGTTTACCTGCAGAGGGCAATGTGGAGGAGATGAAGCGGATCTGGCAGCATGTGAAGGACCATTCTCCCAAGCCTGTGACTGTTCTGTCGGCCCTGTTCCGCTGCTCCCAGGATGTGGAGAAGATGGACCTAAGGCTGAAGGTCTCCAGGGAGGAGAAGAACCTGGGTCTGTTCCTGGTCAAACACAGACAGGACCTCCATAAGTCCCAGGATGATCCAGACAGCCTGAAGCCCTACACTGACTTTATCATCGATGTAAGCACAGTCAAAATGAGTTGATGTAATACCACTTACTGTATTTAAATTAAGACTCAAGATGGTGTCCTTTTTGGAACTGAGTGTATGAAGCCCAATCTGACAGAACCACATGGTCTGATAGATACTTTCTATGTGTCTTGTTTGCAGAGTCGGGAGGTAGATGCTCAGAGTAAAGTATGTGAACTGCTCAAGTACCAGGGAGAGGACAAGTTACTGGCAGAGATGAACAGATGGTCCATTCCTCGCTTCCCCGTGAGTGGGCATGACTTGAGGAAGATGGGCATCACCTCTGGCAAGGAGATCGGTACTACCCTACAGAACCTACGAGACGTGTGGAAAAGGAGCCGTTACCAGATGGACAAAGACGAGTTGCTTTGTCATGTTAACAAGACATAATTCCAGTGTGTATCAGGTGTTAGCCCCTCATACACAGTGTTGAATATGAGAAAGAAACCCCACAAGGACTGAATCATATTTACTGTGTTTAACTAATTTATCCCAGTGCAGCACTTAGAGTTTGGGTATTATGCTCTCAGCTGCACCGCTGTCCTAATGAAGAAAGTTTGTAATCAACCTAAGCCACTGCAGTGTCtcaacatctgtggcattattgATATCAGAACTATTATTTTGTACATTTCCTGCCCTGCAATTCCTTTGAGATTGGCCAGTCTGCTGTTGGGATTTTAGTTGGGATTCAGTCAATACGATTAAGTGGAAAACTGGATATTTTGCCAATTGTCAATGGTGATTGGAGAGATTTGAGCAATGAAAGGCTAATGAGCCATGTGGAATTGTTTTAAATGCCCTATAATCATATCTCAGAAAGACGGTCTTCTTTGACCAATATAGTGAACTGAATACATCTGTATTTCATGGGCTGAGAAAAAACATGACTCCAGGAATTtagattttattttttttgaCAACTCATCAAATGGCTTGAGGGTGAAATCAGCTTGTGTATAGTGTAGTTTCTTTGTGTGTTTTCTCTTATTAAATATGTAGTCTATTTAATTAATGTTTCATAGATAAAGCAGATGGTGTGTAAAAGGTTAAACTATAGCCTAACTTTGAAAGGATGATATTTAAGTGACACATAATAAAGCACAAGCTTGACTTGAACTAAAATACAAATGGTATTCTACTTAATTTtgatattcatatatatatatatatatatatatgctgctTACTGTGTGATGCCTATTAGTCCTATCATGTTGTACTATTGCATGCCACTTTCTGCCTTTTGCAGTGAATCCTGAGTACCGGTATAACCTATCCAGATGTATAATTTATTTATAAAATGTATAGAAGGCGTTATTGTAAAGACGCAGAAGCATAGCCCCTCCCTCCTGCTGCGCAtccaatatatatataattaatttGCTGCTGCCGACTCTCCTCTATTCACATCGTTGCACGCACTTGGTGACATCCACCTCCAAAGTTTTCGCGCGTCAAGACGCTTTCAAGGTCTATCCTTTAAACAATTGCTGTAGATCAGTTAACGTCTTTAGTCTGTTATGTGTAGATTTTCATAAGGAAATTTGTATTTCAGTTGCATACATTTTCCAAGGCAGATTTTGATTATTGTGATATGCTGTGCAGTTGATAGGTTATATTTGAACTATTCGTGAACATTAGCTTAATTAAGGACCGAATTATTTGAGTTTTTATCTTAAAATTGTGTTATTTTGTAGCGAAATTATGACTTTTTTCACTTCAAATAATAGTAATATAAGTTTGGAAACGGAATTGGCAGAAGATGTGCCTCGTGATGAGCGCTTGGCTCGAGTTGAAATAGCCCTTTTGAGCATCATATTTTTCAGTGCCGCAATGTTAAACTTTGTACTGCTATTGGTGCTGTGGAAGCGGAGGAAGCAGTTGTCGAGGATGCGCGTCTTTGTTTTTCACCTTTGCCTGGCAGACCTGGTGGTCACCTTTTTCCAAGTTTGTCCGCAGCTGATGTGGGATGTAACGGACAGATTCATTGGTCCTGACATAATTTGCCGCCTGGTGAAATACATGCAGGTCGTTGGCATGTTTGCCTCCACTTACATGATTGTAGTGATGACCATTGATCGCTACCAAGCTATCTGTAACCCCATGGTGACTTTCCAAAGGCGCAGAGCGAGCTGGAACGTGCCTGTGTGCGTTGCATGGTCCGTGTCCCTCTTCGGCAGTCTCCCTCAACTGTTCATCTTCTCCCGAGTTCAAATTGCGCCTGGTGTCTATGACTGCTGGGCTGACTTCATCAAACCTTGGGGACTAAAAGCTTACGTGACCTGGACCACTCTGGTGATATTTGTGTTGCCAATCTTAACTGTTATCGTTTGCCAGGTGCGTATTTGCCGAGCTGTTCAAATCAACTTTCACATGAAAACACATCAAGCATCGGAAATTGTCACCAAACCTCTGCACTCCAGGACCAGTAGTGTTGCTGGAGTGTCCAAAGCCAGGATTAAGACCGTGAAGATGACTGTGGTTATTGTTCTTGTCTACATTATCTGTTGGACTCCTTTCTTCACTGTCCAGCTGTGGTCTGTCTGGGATGTCCAAGCACCCACTGAGAGTAAGTGCTCTTCAATATTCAGAAAAACTTACAATTCTACTAGAATTCAATCATATTGTCAAATGTTTTAATGCCTGAATTAAAACTTTTAAACGTAGGTTTAATTGATTTATCTTCTATTGGGGTAGGCCTATGCTAAAATGTATAGAATTACATTGAATCAGGATGCTGCTACTTGATAAGAATATTCTGTGTTTTAATATTGATTTCAGCTGCAACTTTCTCTATCCTGATGCTTCTGGCAAGTCTGAACAGCTGTGCAAACCCCTGCATCTACCTGCTCTTCAGTGGGAAGCTCCCCAAGAGACTCATGGCGGTGTGTGTTAGCCAGTCGGACATTAAGGACTCCATACAAGAAGAAGCCACTGTGGTCAGCTCCTTGTACATCAGTTTTAAGAGCCTTTCCGACTCCAGATGAAACAAGCGGCACAGCGCTCTCTCGGGCTGATAGAGCTtgatgtatacagttgaagtcggaagtttacatacacttaggttggagtcattaaaactcatttttcaaccactccacaaatttcctgtttaacaaactatagttttggcaagttgattaggacatctactttctgcatgacaaaagtaatttttctcaacaattgtttacagacagattatttcacttataattcactgtatcacaattccagtgggacataagtttacacacactaaattgactgtgcctttaaacagcttggaaaattccataaaattatgtcatggcttttgaagcttctgataggctaattgacatcattgagtcaattggatgtctacctgtggatgtatttcaaggcctaccttcaaactcaaagcctctttgcttgacattatgggaaaatcaaaagaaatcagccagacCTCAGAAAGAgaagtgtagacctccacaagtctggttcatccttgggagcaatttcaattttttttaacctttatgttactaggcaagtcagttaagaacaaattcttattttcaatgacggcctaggaacagtgggttaactggctgttcaggtgcagaacgacagatttgtaccttgtcagctcagggattcaaacttgcaacctttcagttactagtccaacgctctaaccactaggctaccctgccgccctgcctgaaggtaccacgtaaatctgtacaaacaatagtacgcaagtataaacaccataggaccacgcagccatcataccactcagaaaggagacatgttctgtcttttagagatgaacgtacttttgtgcgaaaagtgcaaatcaatccaagaacaacagaaaaggaccttgtgaagatgctggaagaaataggtacacaagtatctatatacgcagttaaacgagtcctacatcgacaacctgaaaggccgctcagcaaggaagaagccactgctccaaaaccgccatgaaaaagccagactacggtttgcaactgcacatggggccaaagatcgtactttttggagaaatgtcctctggtctgatgaaacaaaaatagaactgtttggtcataatgaccatcgttatatttggaggaaaaatggggaggcttgcaagccgaagactaccatctcaaccgtgaacccccggggtggcagcatcatgttgtgggagtgctttgctgcaggagggactggtctacttcacaaaatagatggcatcaagagGGAGGAAAATTACGTTGATACAttgtagcaacatctcaagacatcagtcaggaagttaaagcttggtcacacatgggtcttccaaatggacaatgaccccaagcatacttccaaaattgtggcaaaatggcttaaagacaacaaagtcaaggtattggagtggccatcacaaagccctgacctcaatcctatagaaaatgtgttggcagaactgaaaaagcatgtgtgagcaaggaggcctacgaacctgactcagttacaccagctctgtcagtaggaatgggccaaaattcacccaactcattatgggaagcttgtggaaggctacccgaaacatttgacccaagttaaacaatttaatggcaatgctaccgaatactaatactactaccgaatactaattgagtgtatgcattttgacccactgggaatgtgatgaaagaaataaaagctgaaataaataattctctctactattattctgacatttcacattcttaaaataaagtggtgatcctaactgacctaagacagggaattgttacttggaataaatgtcaggaattgtgataaactgagtttaaatgtagtttgttaaggcgtatgtaaacttccgacttcaactgtaaatataaAGAGCATATTCCGTATACAGGTCATTCTAAGATCATCTATATCTTAGGGGAAAAATGATAATTATTTTTGTACATGTCATACACAACAAAATGTTATAGCACATCTGTTTGTTTTTTAACTCTGAAAATGAATATAGACTGGGAGCTGTGTACAAATATGTAAATAGGCCTACTGACAATGTTAAGAAACCTTGTTGCACGTGTACATTTGAACATAGAGATAAGGCTAATGATGATTCAGAGATGTTGTAAATCGCATGGCATGAATTTTAACATCCAGCCATTGAGCTGGTTACAtgatatatacacagtaaaatcatcatacactactgttcaaaagtatggtgtcacttagaaatgtccttgtttttgaaagaaaagcactgtttttgtccattaaaataacatcaaattgatcagaaatacagtgtagacattgtttatgttgtaaataactatttgtagctggaaacggctgattgataatggaatatctacataggcgtacagaggcacattatcagcaaccatcactcctgtgttccaatgtgacgttgtgttagctaatccaattttataattttaaaaggctagttgatcattagaaaactcttttgcaattatgttagcagagctgaaaactgttgtgctgattaaagaagcaattaaactgaCCTTCTTTCGACTTGTTgattatctggagcatcagcatttgtgggttcgattacaggctcaaaaggcccagaaacaaagtactttcctCTGAAacacgtcagtctattcttgttctgagaaatagaaggctattccatgagagaaattgccaagaaactaaagatcttgtacaacgctgtgtactacccccttcacagaacagcgtaaaccgacactaaccagaatagaaagaggagtgagaggccccggtgcacaactgagcaagaggacaagtacattagagtgtctagtttgagataCAGATGCCTCACAACTtctcaaatggcagcttcattaaatagtacccgcaaaacaccagtctcaatgtcaacagtgaaggggcaactccgggatgctggcagagttgcaaagaaaaagccatatctcagacaggccaataaaaataaaagattacgatgggcaaaagaacacagacactggacagaggaactctgcctagagggccagtttgcgctaaccctaaccataagAGTCAGTttgcactaaccctaaccctagcactgagatgcagtgcattagactgctgcgccactcgggatccCCTTTGATGATGCTAAAACATTTAGAGTGGAGACCattgtgaagtggatttacaaaAGATTTAAATGGACACATAATATCAGATTTACTGATGTATGAATAACTCAGCCAACTCCTAACCAATGCCTTAGCTCTTCTCAAACGAAGTTAAGCGATGTACCATGAGCACAAATACTGAATTTGGAGATAAGTTTGAATGAAAATACATTTGTCAAAGGTTATCCAAAATTACCAAGATTGAGGGAAATCTATACTAATGGAACTTTTGGGTCCTTGAGGCAAATTGGTTCAGTATGAAGAaagacacatacagttgaagtcggacatttacatacaccttagctaaatacatttaaactcagtttatcacaattcctgacatttaatccaagtaaacatTACCTGttctaggtcagttaggatcaccactttattttaagaatgtgaaatgtcagaataatagtagagagaatgatttatgtcAGCTTTGATTTTTTTCATCacacattcccattgggtcagaagtttacatacactcaattagtatttggtagcattgcctttaaattgtttaacttgggtcaaatgtttcgggtagccttccacaagcttcccacaataagttgggtgaattttagcccatttctactgacagagctggtgtaactgagtcaggtttgtaggtctccttgctcgcacacgttttttttcagttctgcccacacattttctataggattgaggtcagggcgttgtgatggccactccaataccttgactttgttgccccaatttgccacaactttggaagtatgcttggggtcattgtccatttggaagacccattttcaaccaagttttaacttcctgactgatgttttgaattgttgcttcaatatatccacataatttcccaacctcatgatgccatctattttgtgaagtgcaccagtccctcctgcagcaaaggaaccccacaacatgatgctgccacccccatgcttcacagttgggatgggattcttcggcttgcaagcctcccctttttttcctccaaacataacgatggtcattatgaccaaacagttctatttttgtttcatcagaccagaggacatttctccaaaaagtacgatctttggccccatgtgcagttgcaaaccgtagtctgactttttcatggcggttttggagcagtggcttcttccttgctgagataCCTTTGTACCTATTTCTTCCAGCatcctcacaaggtcctttgctgttgttctgggattgattagcacttttctcaccaaagtacgttcatctctaggagacagaacacgtctccttcctgagcgttatgacggctgtgtggtcccatggtgtttatacttgcgtactattgtttgtaaagatgaacgtgataccttcaggtgtttggaaattgctcccaatgatgaaccagacttgtggaggtctacaatctttttttctgaggtcttggctgatttattttgatgttcccatgatgtcaaacaaagaagctttgagtttgaaggtaggccttgaaatacatccacagatacacctccaattgactcaaattatgtcaattagcctgttagaagcttctaaagccatgacatcataacTGACTTGGCAAAACTctagtttgctaacaagaaatgtgtggagtggttgaaaaaacagttttaatgactccaacctaagtgtatgtaaacttccaacttcaactgtacatacaaagTTTCAAGTCTCTAGGTAAAACGGGGTGGCGGATATAAGGGTCTAATGCTTATAACAGCGTCACCTATAGGCAATTATCTTTTACCAAGTTGCTCATGGCCTCTTGTTTTTGTGTGCcccccaatttttttttaaacctatCTATGGTTGAGTTATTTGACCATGTCAatgaaaaaaaaatctaacaaTAACAATAGGTTTCACAGCTTTACTGTGAACCATTAATAATTACTCAAAGGCATAGAAAATATACTAAACTTTTCTGTAATGAGCTACAAAGGATATGGTTGAGACATGAATTTCCTATTCTGCCAAATCACGGTCTAATTGGAGTCTCTGCTGAGCATTCACATGGCATTTGAAAACCTAATATGGATTCAAACTAATCCTCAATGTAATGTCTGATCAGCCCTTTGGTTCCCACATTATTAAAATTGTGATGGACTTTGGCACTAAACTTTCTTTCTCACTACGGCCCATCCACAATTCTATCTAGTTGATGGTTCTCTAATGAAACAGCTCTCATCATCAGCTGTGATGGCAGTTCAAAACGCTGCTATTTAGCAGTAAGCAGCAGATTATTTACCAACCTTTACTTGGTGATACTTTGTTCTCAATTTGGAAGTCACTGGTGT from Oncorhynchus keta strain PuntledgeMale-10-30-2019 chromosome 10, Oket_V2, whole genome shotgun sequence includes the following:
- the trnt1 gene encoding CCA tRNA nucleotidyltransferase 1, mitochondrial isoform X2 encodes the protein MKSMFQNAGIRMINNKGEKHGTITARLHNENFEVTTLRVDVETDGRHAEVEFTTDWQKDAERRDLTINSMFLGLDGTLYDYFQGYEDLKNRKVQFVGCAEQRIQEDYLRILRYFRFYGRVSVKAAEHDPATLEAIRENARGLAAISGERIWVELKKMVVGNHAAHLLKVMYELGLAQYIGLPAEGNVEEMKRIWQHVKDHSPKPVTVLSALFRCSQDVEKMDLRLKVSREEKNLGLFLVKHRQDLHKSQDDPDSLKPYTDFIIDSREVDAQSKVCELLKYQGEDKLLAEMNRWSIPRFPVSGHDLRKMGITSGKEIGTTLQNLRDVWKRSRYQMDKDELLCHVNKT
- the trnt1 gene encoding CCA tRNA nucleotidyltransferase 1, mitochondrial isoform X1 — protein: MWGRILNPVVISRVRLTWSARSLFTMQLKTTEFKSLFSDGLNGIAEIFEKHKFELRIAGGAVRDLLSGERPEDVDFATTATPEEMKSMFQNAGIRMINNKGEKHGTITARLHNENFEVTTLRVDVETDGRHAEVEFTTDWQKDAERRDLTINSMFLGLDGTLYDYFQGYEDLKNRKVQFVGCAEQRIQEDYLRILRYFRFYGRVSVKAAEHDPATLEAIRENARGLAAISGERIWVELKKMVVGNHAAHLLKVMYELGLAQYIGLPAEGNVEEMKRIWQHVKDHSPKPVTVLSALFRCSQDVEKMDLRLKVSREEKNLGLFLVKHRQDLHKSQDDPDSLKPYTDFIIDSREVDAQSKVCELLKYQGEDKLLAEMNRWSIPRFPVSGHDLRKMGITSGKEIGTTLQNLRDVWKRSRYQMDKDELLCHVNKT
- the avpr2b.1 gene encoding vasopressin V2 receptor; translation: MTFFTSNNSNISLETELAEDVPRDERLARVEIALLSIIFFSAAMLNFVLLLVLWKRRKQLSRMRVFVFHLCLADLVVTFFQVCPQLMWDVTDRFIGPDIICRLVKYMQVVGMFASTYMIVVMTIDRYQAICNPMVTFQRRRASWNVPVCVAWSVSLFGSLPQLFIFSRVQIAPGVYDCWADFIKPWGLKAYVTWTTLVIFVLPILTVIVCQVRICRAVQINFHMKTHQASEIVTKPLHSRTSSVAGVSKARIKTVKMTVVIVLVYIICWTPFFTVQLWSVWDVQAPTETATFSILMLLASLNSCANPCIYLLFSGKLPKRLMAVCVSQSDIKDSIQEEATVVSSLYISFKSLSDSR